The segment TAACGGCGGGCCGCCTCCTCGCGCAGCCGATCGCGCTCGCTTGGCACGGCGGCCTGATCCATCTCGGAGCGAAGTGATCCCGCGCTGCGACGGTAGGAATCCGCCAGCAAGTACCGCGCCCGCCATACGCGCGGATCGTCGGGGTAGCGCTCGATGGCCTCCGTCAAATAGGCAATCGCCTGCTCGTTGTCCTTCTTCCGGTTGAGGACGTCGCCCAGCAGAAAGAGCGCCTCGGCAAAGGCCGGCGCTTCGGGCGTAAACACCTCGGAGTCTTCGAGCACGACGTGCAGTGTCTTCTCGGCAAGATCTTCGTTGCCCGGCCCCATGGAGATGTAGCAAGCCGCCATGGGCACCAATGCGCGGGCGCCGTCCAGCGTTCGTGGGAAGCGGCGGTAGCATTCCTGGAACGCCGCGACGGCGTCTTCGAAGCGGCCCTCGAGCTGATAGAGCTGACCCACGCGAAGCAGGGCACGGGGAACGAAGGGGTTGGTCGGACGCTCGCGGGCGAACGCGGCAAACTGCTCGGCCGCTTCCGTCAGGCGACCCGCCCGCGCCAGGAGCTCCGCCGCCTGCCAGCTTGCCCAGGCCGACCGCTCCTCGTTGTACGTGCTCAGGCGAGCGATTTCCCCGTAGGTTTCCGATGCCCGCTCGAAGAGCCGGCGGCTTTCCGCGTGGCGTGACACCGGCGGGGCGTCGGCCGCGTCATAAAGCCGGTCCACCGAACCTTCGAGCTCTTCGGCACTCAGAACCTGCAATTGCGCGAGCGGCTCCAATACCGCGACCGCCTGCTGGACTTCGTCGCGGTCAACGAGCTTGGCAGCCAGCTCCGCATATCCCAATGCCGCTGCGAATTGCCCCGACTGACGCTTGGACTCCGCCATCACCGACAGCGAGGTCCGCACGACGTCCCGATTGATCAGCCTCCGTTCCCGCAGGCGATCCAGGTCTTCCAGCGCGACCTGGTAGGTCGAGATGGCATCGTCGTCGCGTTGCAGCATCGCGAGCGCTTCGGCCGCGCCCAAACGGCTTGCCGCCGCGTACACGCTGCCGGGATGCGTGTGAATCACGTCTTCGAAGAAAGAAAGCGCTTCTTGCGGCCGTTGCGGACCCCCGTCGCTGAGCACCACGCGGCCCAGCAACCAGCCGGTCATGGGATAGGCCTCGTCCAGGCGGTCCATGTCGTTGCGGAGCGTCCGCAGCAGCCGCTCCACCTCGTCGTAGTGCCCCGACTTGTAGAGGAGCAGGGCTTCAAGAAATGCCATCCGGGGCTCCAGGTCGGTGCCCGCGAACAGGGGTCGCTCGGCCACCAGCCGCGTGGAGGCCTCTTTCAGGCGGTCCAGATCATCGAGCACCTCGATCTGTCGCTCGAGAGCCCAAAGGCGCTCCTCCAGTCGATGCTCGGGAACCTCGGCAAGATAGCGGTCGAGCTCGTCGAGTTGGGCTTCGGGGTCGATGTTCAGCCGATCCCGGCGTAGCAGAAACACGTGACGCCGCAATTCCCAAGGCTCGGACAGATCCTGTTTCAGCGCCGCGTCATAGTACTCGACCGCCCTGGCCGGCTTACCCCGCATCTCCGCGGCGTACCCGCGAAGCTCGAGATCGGGTCCGGTCAGCGGCTCCCTATCCGCCACGGCCTCCGCAAAGTGCTCCTCGATGCGCTCCCATGTAGCCTGAGAGGAATCCCCCGCCTCCTTGGCGTACCCGGCCTCGGCTCGCGCCAAGATTCGGTAGATGGGTCCAAGATCGGCGCCGCGCTCGCGATGCTTTGCCAGCAGCGCCCCGGCCAGCTGAATGACCCGGTTATGCAGTCCACCCTCTTCGAGCGTCTCGAGGTAGACAATGGCCCGGTCGAGCGGCAACGACCGCGGATCGGGGCGAAGCCGCCATGCGGCGACGCCCAGCAGGCCAAGCGAGGCGAGCAGGAGCGGCACCTGCCATCGACCCCGGGCGCGATTCTTGAGCTGTGACCAATCCGACATGACGCCCATCCTGAGCCTGGCGGCACCCCGTCCCTGATGCTCGTTCTCCGAGCATCCCTGCGCGGCTCCGCTCTCGCATCCTCCTGATGCGTTGCACAGAATGTCGGCAGAAATTGCCGCCGATCTTGACCGCAAGCGGCAGGAGTCGGCTCCCATCGCGGCCGATCTGAAGCGCGCCTCCGCGACGCCGCGGCACCCGCGTCTCCCCTTATCACTCCCCTGCCCCCCGTATCAGCACTGCCGCGCCGGTTCGTTGGTGGACAAGTGCTGCGCCGTTTCGCGACGGATGGTGCGGAGAGCCCAAGGCCGGCGCGAAAAAAAACCGGCGGACGAATCCGAAGATTCGCCGCCGGAATTTACATTTCGCGGAATCAACTCCGGCACATCTCGCGCCGGATATCGTTCTTAGAAGTTCACCGCGATGTCCAGATTGCAGGCGATCATGCGCGCCTTCGTCACCGGGATGTACGGGCTGTCGCTGAGCTTCGTGACGAAGAGCTGATCCTTGCCAATGACGTTGATCAGCGGCGAGCGACCGGCCGCAACGCCGTCCTCGGGGACCCGCAGCAGGTGACCGGACCAGTTGCACACGTAGCAACCCGGGTCGTTGATGGCGTCAAACGGAATCGTCGTGCCACAGGTCGTCGTCGTGTTGTTGCTCTGAGGGAACTGCGTCGCGTTGTTCATTCGTGTCTCTCCTTGGAAACAGATTTCCGACTAAAACCCGGTCAATCACCGACAACGGCGCCAGTTGCCATGTGAAGGGGAACCTCCCCGGACCGACCTAACCAAGTGATCGGTGAGTCCGGGGCTGTGGTTTAATCTGGACCAAATCTTCAATGTCACGGGAAAGAAACGGCGATTCCCGATCCCGAGAGGCGTGATCCTACGGAACGATCGCCCGCGAGATTCCGTTAACCGCGCCGTCCGAGAACCCGCCCGACCGATGGGCTCAGGACACTTCGACCACGACGTCTGCCAAATCGGTGAATAACGCGTCCGCCCGACCGCAATTCACCGCGATCTCCATCAGATCGGCGCTGCCCACAAGGGCCAGCAACGCGCCGGGCGCTACTTCGCCGAATGTGCTTCGGAGGGGGCCGATGTTCCGCCCTCCGCAGCGTACCTGAAGCGCATGCCCCGGTCGGCCCAGCGATTCCAGTTGCTCACGATGCACGTTGCTCACGAGCGTCCCGAAGTGATCAACGTAAAGAACCTGCCCGTGAATGCTCTTTCCGGTCACGTCCGCCCGGCAGGAGATCGGAAGGACCTCGATGCGATCCGTGGCACGTCCGAAATTGTGCAGGGGCGTGCCGTTGGCCAGATGCGCCGCAACGGGCGCCATGATATCCCGGCCATGGAAGGTCATCGAAAGCTGAGTCTGAAAGTAATTTCGGTTCTCGATGACCAACATGTCCTCCGCCCGAAACTCGCGGTGAATGAAGGTCAGCAGCCCGTTATCCGGGGCGATCACGAATTGCCCGCCGTAGCGTCCAAGGAGAATGCGCCGCGACGTACCCACGCCCGGATCGACGACGGCCACGTGGATCGTGCCCGCCGGAAACCAGCGCATCGCCTGCCACAGTACAAAGCCTCCGTGGGTCACGTTCTGCGGGGCGATGCTGTGACAGATATCCGTCACCCGCGCTGCGGGAGCGATGCTCGCAATGACGCCCTTCATCGCCGCGACGTAATGATCGTGCAGGCCGAAATCGGTTGTCAGCGTGATATGAGGATCGCCGGGGCCCTGAGGGTCGCGATGGATCATCGGCATCGTCCGTGTCACCTGGGGATGATGTGCATACAATTCAGCCTTGGGCGATAATCGGCCGAATCAGCGACAATCCGGCCGCTTACCGCGGATGCGCGTGTTCTCAACTCGCCGATGTAACCATGTTTGACCCTGCCGACAATAGTACCCGGTCAACCCGCGATGACATGATCGAGTACCACATTCGTGCCCGTGGCATTAAGGATGCCCGCGTGCTTCGTGCTCTGCGGCAGATCCCACGCGAACGCTTCGTCACGCCGCAGGCACAGGCGAACGCCTACGACGACCAGCCTCTTCCGATCGGCTTTGGGCAGACCATCAGCCAGCCGTTCATCGTCGCGTACATGACGGAGAAGCTCGCCGTCGAGCCGAGCCATCGCGTACTCGAAATCGGTACCGGGTCGGGCTTCCAGACCGCCCTGCTCGCCCTGCTCGCCGCACGGGTGTACACCGTGGAGCGCGTCGCCGAACTCAGCCGCCAGGCTCGGCATGTGCTCCATGAACTGGCGCTGGAAAACGTCTCGTTTCGGGTCGGGGACGGCACGGCCGGCTGGCCTGAAGAGGCCCCGTACAATCGCATTCTCGTCACTGCCGGCGCACCGGCCGTGCCCCTCGCTCTTCGAGATCAGCTTGCCGATCAGGGGCGACTCATCATCCCCGTCGGTGGCACCACCGAGCAGCGCCTCATTCTCGGCGAACGCCGCGGCGAGCACTTTGTTGAGACGCCGCTGCTGCCCTGCCGCTTTGTCCAGCTTCTGGGCTCCCAGGGTTGGCCGGAAGGCGAGACTCCGACATCTTGAGAGAATCGCGAGTTCATTCTACCTTCGTGGCTCAGACGGCTTGTCGATTGTAACGGGCCCATCGGCCTCTTGTCGCAAGGCCCCTCTTTAGGAATCACACCCATGACACGAAACCCGATTCTTCTCGCAACGATCCTGCTGCTCGCGTCACCTGCCATGTCGCGCGGCGAAGAGCCCACGCGCGGCGCGCCGGCTTCTCCGTCGCGGCGGACGCTGCCTCCCGAGGGAGACGAATCCAAGTACCTTGCCAACATTACGCAGCTTACCTCAAACGACATGGGCTTGTTCAATGCCGGCGAGGCGTATTTCTCACCGGACGGCCGTACGGTGATTTTCCAGGCCACACCCATCGGCAAGCAGGAATACCAGATCTACACGCTCGATCTCAAATCCAACGAGCTGCGGATGGTGAGCACGGGCAAGGGCGCCTGCACGTGCTCGTTCTTCCGACCGGACGGCAAGAAGATCATCTTCGCCTCCAGCCACCTCGATCCCCACGTGGACGAGCCCAAGCCGGCGGAAAGCGCCGGCCGCTACAAGTGGGCGTTCAATGAGCACATGGACATCTTCGAAGCCGACCCGGACGGCTCCAACCTTCGACGCCTCAACGACGCGCCCGGTTATGACGCCGAGGGTGCCTACGCTCCGGACGGAAAATCCATCGTCTTCACATCGCAACGCGATGGCGACCTCGAGATTTACGTCATGGATGCCGACGGCAAGAATCCCCGCCGCATCACGCACGGCAAGGGCTACGACGGCGGCCCCTTCTTCTCTCCCGACGGAAAGCAGATCATCTATCGTGGCGACCGCCGCGGCGATGAGAACCTCCAGCTCCGCATTGTGAACGCCGAC is part of the Phycisphaerae bacterium genome and harbors:
- a CDS encoding PD40 domain-containing protein; translated protein: MSRGEEPTRGAPASPSRRTLPPEGDESKYLANITQLTSNDMGLFNAGEAYFSPDGRTVIFQATPIGKQEYQIYTLDLKSNELRMVSTGKGACTCSFFRPDGKKIIFASSHLDPHVDEPKPAESAGRYKWAFNEHMDIFEADPDGSNLRRLNDAPGYDAEGAYAPDGKSIVFTSQRDGDLEIYVMDADGKNPRRITHGKGYDGGPFFSPDGKQIIYRGDRRGDENLQLRIVNADGTDDRAITDNDVFNWCPYWYPNGRAIIFTQADHAAYRRGERPNYDLYLTTPKGDRFVRVTFSPDFDGLPVFSPDGKKLMWTSKRGGLEEPQVFIADFTLPEDLR
- a CDS encoding SAM-dependent chlorinase/fluorinase: MIHRDPQGPGDPHITLTTDFGLHDHYVAAMKGVIASIAPAARVTDICHSIAPQNVTHGGFVLWQAMRWFPAGTIHVAVVDPGVGTSRRILLGRYGGQFVIAPDNGLLTFIHREFRAEDMLVIENRNYFQTQLSMTFHGRDIMAPVAAHLANGTPLHNFGRATDRIEVLPISCRADVTGKSIHGQVLYVDHFGTLVSNVHREQLESLGRPGHALQVRCGGRNIGPLRSTFGEVAPGALLALVGSADLMEIAVNCGRADALFTDLADVVVEVS
- a CDS encoding tetratricopeptide repeat protein, whose product is MSDWSQLKNRARGRWQVPLLLASLGLLGVAAWRLRPDPRSLPLDRAIVYLETLEEGGLHNRVIQLAGALLAKHRERGADLGPIYRILARAEAGYAKEAGDSSQATWERIEEHFAEAVADREPLTGPDLELRGYAAEMRGKPARAVEYYDAALKQDLSEPWELRRHVFLLRRDRLNIDPEAQLDELDRYLAEVPEHRLEERLWALERQIEVLDDLDRLKEASTRLVAERPLFAGTDLEPRMAFLEALLLYKSGHYDEVERLLRTLRNDMDRLDEAYPMTGWLLGRVVLSDGGPQRPQEALSFFEDVIHTHPGSVYAAASRLGAAEALAMLQRDDDAISTYQVALEDLDRLRERRLINRDVVRTSLSVMAESKRQSGQFAAALGYAELAAKLVDRDEVQQAVAVLEPLAQLQVLSAEELEGSVDRLYDAADAPPVSRHAESRRLFERASETYGEIARLSTYNEERSAWASWQAAELLARAGRLTEAAEQFAAFARERPTNPFVPRALLRVGQLYQLEGRFEDAVAAFQECYRRFPRTLDGARALVPMAACYISMGPGNEDLAEKTLHVVLEDSEVFTPEAPAFAEALFLLGDVLNRKKDNEQAIAYLTEAIERYPDDPRVWRARYLLADSYRRSAGSLRSEMDQAAVPSERDRLREEAARRYERARQLYRELIDEYEVRSASSLSPLEALYLRHAYLYEADCHFETRDYPKALKLYEDAAGLYADRVSALAAYVQIINCHVFLGHRGEARAALARAMVLTETMPEEAFTSSISPETRADWKNYFTWLGDSGLF
- a CDS encoding protein-L-isoaspartate(D-aspartate) O-methyltransferase; translated protein: MFDPADNSTRSTRDDMIEYHIRARGIKDARVLRALRQIPRERFVTPQAQANAYDDQPLPIGFGQTISQPFIVAYMTEKLAVEPSHRVLEIGTGSGFQTALLALLAARVYTVERVAELSRQARHVLHELALENVSFRVGDGTAGWPEEAPYNRILVTAGAPAVPLALRDQLADQGRLIIPVGGTTEQRLILGERRGEHFVETPLLPCRFVQLLGSQGWPEGETPTS